From the genome of Streptomyces sp. NBC_00659, one region includes:
- a CDS encoding glycerol-3-phosphate dehydrogenase/oxidase → MTSQSTLQSVPALGTHPASGSNPSRAETREQLSKATYDLLVIGGGILGISTAWHAAQSGLRVALVDAGDFAGATSSASSKLLHGGLRYLQTGAVKLVAENHFERRAVSRQVAPHLANPLTFYLPVYKGGPHGAAKLGAGVFAYSALSAFGDGVGHLLSPSKAAQDVPELRTANLKAVAVYGDDQMNDSRMALMTVRAAVESGAAVLNHAEVTGLRFTRGRVTGAELRDRLSGDEFGVNARLVLNATGPWVDHLRKLEDPNAAPSIRLSKGAHLVLKRTSPWKAALATPIDKYRITFALPWEDMLLLGTTDEEYEGDPADVSVNEKDTAQILDEAAFSIRDQQLSRDLITYSFAGLRVLPGGPGDTSKAKRETVVTEGRGGMLSVAGGKWTTFRHIGRTVMKKLESLPGHPLGEDFEPMSTLPKKLPLPGVANPRAVAHRLLVDGPAPGPRMAADTARHLATHYGSLAFDIARLANENPALGERVHPDAPEIWAQVVYARDNEWAETADDVLRRRTTLTIRGLATDEVRGKVQDLLDGK, encoded by the coding sequence ATGACCAGCCAGTCCACCCTGCAGTCCGTGCCTGCCCTCGGTACGCACCCGGCCTCCGGCTCCAACCCGAGCCGCGCCGAGACCCGGGAGCAGCTCTCCAAGGCGACGTACGACCTTCTCGTCATCGGCGGCGGCATCCTGGGCATCTCCACCGCCTGGCACGCCGCGCAGTCCGGGCTGCGGGTGGCTCTGGTCGACGCCGGCGACTTCGCCGGCGCCACCTCCTCCGCGTCCTCCAAGCTCCTCCACGGCGGTCTGCGCTACCTGCAGACCGGCGCGGTGAAGCTGGTGGCGGAGAACCACTTCGAGCGCCGTGCGGTCTCCCGCCAGGTGGCTCCCCACCTGGCGAACCCGCTCACGTTCTACCTTCCCGTGTACAAGGGCGGGCCGCACGGCGCGGCGAAGCTCGGAGCGGGCGTCTTCGCCTACTCCGCCCTGTCGGCGTTCGGTGACGGCGTGGGACATCTGCTCAGCCCCTCCAAGGCCGCGCAGGACGTGCCCGAGCTGCGCACCGCCAACCTCAAGGCCGTGGCCGTGTACGGCGACGACCAGATGAACGACTCCCGCATGGCCCTGATGACGGTCCGCGCGGCCGTCGAGTCGGGGGCCGCGGTCCTGAACCACGCCGAGGTCACGGGCCTGCGCTTCACCCGGGGCCGGGTGACGGGTGCGGAGCTGCGGGACCGGCTGTCCGGCGACGAGTTCGGCGTGAACGCCCGGCTCGTGCTGAACGCGACCGGCCCGTGGGTCGACCACCTGCGCAAGCTGGAGGACCCGAACGCGGCTCCCTCCATACGTCTGTCCAAGGGCGCGCACCTGGTCCTGAAGCGCACCTCCCCGTGGAAGGCGGCCCTGGCCACCCCGATCGACAAGTACCGCATCACCTTCGCCCTCCCCTGGGAGGACATGCTCCTGCTCGGCACCACCGACGAGGAGTACGAGGGCGACCCGGCGGACGTCTCGGTCAACGAGAAGGACACGGCCCAGATACTCGACGAGGCCGCGTTCTCCATCCGCGACCAGCAGCTCTCGCGCGACCTGATCACGTACTCCTTCGCCGGTCTGCGGGTGCTGCCCGGCGGCCCCGGCGACACGTCGAAGGCCAAGCGCGAGACGGTCGTCACCGAGGGCCGCGGCGGCATGCTGTCCGTCGCGGGCGGCAAGTGGACCACCTTCCGGCACATCGGCCGTACGGTCATGAAGAAGCTGGAGTCGCTGCCCGGCCACCCGCTGGGCGAGGACTTCGAGCCGATGTCCACGCTGCCGAAGAAGCTGCCGCTGCCCGGTGTCGCCAACCCGCGCGCGGTCGCCCACCGCCTGCTGGTGGACGGACCGGCTCCCGGTCCGCGCATGGCCGCCGACACGGCCCGGCATCTGGCCACCCACTACGGCTCGCTGGCCTTCGACATCGCCCGGCTGGCCAACGAGAACCCGGCGCTCGGCGAGCGCGTCCACCCGGACGCCCCGGAGATCTGGGCGCAGGTCGTCTACGCCCGGGACAACGAGTGGGCCGAGACGGCGGACGACGTGCTGCGCCGCCGTACGACGCTGACGATCCGCGGTCTGGCCACGGACGAGGTCCGCGGCAAGGTACAGGATCTGCTCGACGGCAAGTAG
- a CDS encoding PAC2 family protein, with protein sequence MIELEGVPELIDPVMVAAFEGWNDAGDAASAAVAHLDREWKGEVFAALDAEDYYDFQVNRPTVWLDAGVRKITWPTTRLSVVRIGGEKPRDLVLVRGIEPSMRWRSFCNELLGFAHELGVELVVILGALLGDTPHTRPVPVSGVTSDADLARTMDLEETKYEGPTGIVGILQEACTHAGVPAVSLWAAVPHYVSQPPNPKATLALLNRLEDLIDLRIPLGELPEDARAWQLGVDQLAAEDSEVAEYVQTLEEARDTAELPEASGEAIAREFERYLRRRDGGGPTAGAPGHATESGEPASYLRDTPGGRTRPPLAQRPESDNGQDTGPDEESGKDREPGSAGDGTGPDAHDRGSDSGDTPGTSSTQAAPDAPDAPESTDTPDSSGPSDADDSTED encoded by the coding sequence GTGATCGAGCTGGAGGGGGTTCCCGAGCTGATCGACCCAGTCATGGTGGCCGCGTTCGAGGGCTGGAACGACGCCGGCGACGCCGCCTCCGCCGCGGTCGCGCATCTGGATCGGGAATGGAAGGGCGAGGTGTTCGCGGCGCTGGACGCCGAGGACTACTACGACTTCCAGGTGAACCGTCCGACCGTGTGGCTGGACGCCGGCGTGCGCAAGATCACCTGGCCGACCACGCGTCTGTCGGTGGTCCGGATCGGCGGCGAGAAGCCGCGCGATCTGGTGCTGGTCCGCGGCATCGAGCCGTCGATGCGTTGGCGCTCGTTCTGCAACGAACTGCTCGGTTTCGCGCACGAACTGGGCGTGGAGCTGGTGGTCATCCTGGGTGCGTTGCTCGGCGACACCCCGCACACCCGTCCGGTGCCGGTCAGCGGAGTCACCTCCGACGCCGACCTGGCCCGCACGATGGATCTGGAGGAGACCAAGTACGAGGGCCCCACGGGCATCGTCGGCATCCTCCAGGAGGCGTGCACGCACGCGGGCGTACCCGCCGTGTCCCTGTGGGCGGCCGTACCGCACTACGTGTCGCAGCCGCCCAACCCGAAGGCGACGCTGGCGCTGCTCAACCGCCTGGAAGACCTCATCGACCTGCGCATTCCGCTGGGCGAGCTGCCCGAGGACGCGCGTGCCTGGCAGTTGGGCGTCGACCAGCTCGCCGCCGAGGACAGCGAGGTCGCCGAGTACGTGCAGACGCTGGAGGAGGCACGGGACACCGCCGAGCTGCCGGAGGCGTCCGGCGAGGCGATCGCCCGCGAGTTCGAGCGGTATCTGCGCCGCAGGGACGGCGGCGGTCCGACGGCGGGGGCTCCGGGCCACGCGACGGAGAGCGGCGAGCCGGCCTCGTACCTCCGCGACACTCCCGGCGGCCGCACCCGGCCGCCGCTGGCCCAGCGCCCCGAGTCCGACAACGGGCAGGACACCGGCCCGGACGAGGAGTCGGGGAAGGACAGGGAGCCGGGCAGCGCCGGCGACGGCACCGGGCCGGACGCCCACGACCGCGGGTCCGACTCCGGGGACACCCCGGGCACGTCGAGCACGCAGGCCGCGCCGGACGCGCCGGACGCGCCGGAGTCCACGGACACGCCGGATTCCTCCGGCCCCTCCGACGCGGACGACTCCACCGAGGACTGA
- a CDS encoding S8 family peptidase: MTDQVQPAQGPGTTGPGPDGAGFTYRGAERELIVVARPEARLRARAEGVRSAAGADVSALDMFLSDEQLVLEPLFGSEERLRQSAAAGTGSGPDLALFYRLRGAGSRAQELRARIAALPGIDAAYVKPGAVPAAPEPGPWTGGSSEDGRRLKEGAPVTPDFTSRQGYLRPAPEGVDAYWAWQRPGGSGRGVTVIDVEGAWQLGHEDLASKLAGVVVGTPHTDLAWRNHGTAAIGVIGGDRDEHGITGIVPDAVTAAASVRGIGTAAAIHAAAERLGPGDIILVELHAPGPRFDFEERDSQAGYIALEWWPDDFAAVQDATSRGILVVAAAGNGAESLDDALYERRPPEFPEWWRNPFNPSNPSSGAILVGAGAPPPGTHGRDHGPDRSRLAFSNHGARVDAQGWGREVTTTGGFWDRPGDLQGGAEEIAWYTDTFSGTSSASPVVVGALAALQGMLRAAGRPPMSPERARELLRSTGSPQQDAPDRPASQRIGSRPDIKAAVTRLLPEAVGSGRAERYWDELLPYPRELPPRLRLYVSGAWRNLDHPSPEVRQAVHSAFAGGRPDVRVWFSDDEIVGLVVTG, encoded by the coding sequence ATGACCGACCAGGTACAGCCGGCGCAGGGCCCGGGAACGACCGGGCCGGGGCCCGACGGAGCGGGATTCACCTACCGAGGAGCCGAGCGGGAGCTGATCGTCGTCGCCCGTCCGGAAGCCAGGCTGCGCGCACGGGCCGAGGGCGTCCGCTCGGCGGCGGGCGCCGACGTCTCGGCCCTCGACATGTTCCTCAGCGACGAACAGCTCGTCCTGGAGCCGCTGTTCGGCAGCGAGGAACGTCTCCGGCAGTCCGCGGCGGCGGGCACCGGGAGCGGTCCCGACCTCGCGCTCTTCTACCGGCTGCGCGGCGCGGGCAGCCGCGCCCAGGAACTGCGCGCCCGGATCGCCGCGCTGCCGGGGATCGACGCGGCGTACGTGAAACCCGGCGCCGTTCCCGCGGCGCCGGAACCGGGACCGTGGACCGGCGGGAGCTCCGAGGACGGCCGGCGGCTGAAGGAGGGGGCGCCCGTCACCCCCGACTTCACCAGCAGGCAGGGCTACTTGCGCCCGGCGCCCGAGGGCGTCGACGCGTACTGGGCGTGGCAGCGGCCGGGCGGTTCGGGCCGGGGCGTCACCGTGATCGACGTGGAGGGCGCCTGGCAGCTCGGACACGAGGACCTGGCGTCGAAGCTCGCCGGCGTGGTCGTCGGCACTCCGCACACGGACCTCGCCTGGCGCAACCACGGAACCGCGGCCATCGGCGTGATCGGCGGCGACCGCGATGAGCACGGGATCACCGGGATCGTTCCGGACGCCGTGACCGCGGCCGCGTCCGTCCGGGGCATCGGGACGGCCGCGGCGATCCACGCGGCGGCGGAACGGCTGGGCCCCGGCGACATCATCCTGGTCGAACTGCACGCTCCGGGGCCCCGGTTCGACTTCGAGGAGCGCGACAGCCAGGCGGGCTACATCGCCCTCGAATGGTGGCCCGACGACTTCGCCGCCGTCCAGGACGCGACCTCCCGGGGCATCCTCGTGGTGGCGGCGGCCGGAAACGGCGCCGAGTCGCTGGACGACGCGCTCTACGAGCGGCGCCCGCCGGAGTTCCCGGAGTGGTGGCGCAATCCCTTCAACCCCTCCAATCCGTCCTCCGGGGCGATCCTGGTCGGCGCGGGCGCACCGCCGCCCGGCACACACGGCCGCGACCACGGGCCGGACCGTTCACGGCTCGCGTTCTCCAACCACGGCGCGCGCGTGGACGCGCAGGGCTGGGGCCGCGAGGTCACGACCACCGGTGGCTTCTGGGACCGGCCCGGCGATCTGCAGGGCGGGGCCGAGGAGATCGCCTGGTACACGGACACGTTCTCCGGGACCTCTTCCGCCTCCCCGGTGGTGGTCGGCGCTCTGGCGGCGCTTCAGGGCATGCTCAGGGCCGCGGGCCGGCCGCCGATGTCCCCGGAACGTGCGCGCGAACTGCTGCGGTCCACGGGTTCCCCGCAGCAGGACGCGCCGGACCGGCCCGCGTCCCAGCGGATCGGCAGCCGGCCCGACATCAAGGCGGCGGTCACCCGTCTGCTGCCGGAGGCGGTCGGCTCCGGCCGGGCCGAACGGTACTGGGACGAGTTGCTGCCGTATCCGCGCGAACTCCCGCCGAGGCTCCGGCTGTACGTGTCCGGCGCCTGGCGCAACCTCGACCACCCGTCCCCCGAGGTCCGTCAGGCGGTGCACTCCGCCTTCGCGGGGGGACGGCCCGATGTACGGGTCTGGTTCTCGGACGACGAGATCGTCGGCCTGGTCGTGACGGGCTGA
- the mshC gene encoding cysteine--1-D-myo-inosityl 2-amino-2-deoxy-alpha-D-glucopyranoside ligase has translation MYAWPASEVPALPGEGRDLRIHDTATGGLVTLDPGPVARIYVCGITPYDATHMGHAATYNAFDLVQRVWLDTKRQVHYVQNVTDVDDPLLERAERDGVDWVGLAEKETALFREDMTALRMLPPRHYIGAVEAIPGIVPLVERLRDAGAAYELEGDVYFSVEADPAFGKVSNLDAATMRLLSAERGGDPDRPGKKNPLDPMLWMAARDGEPSWDGGSLGRGRPGWHIECVAIALDHLGMSFDVQGGGSDLAFPHHEMGASHAQVLTGEFPMAKAYVHAGMVALDGEKMSKSKGNLVFVSRLRRDGVDPAAIRLALLAHHYRSDWEWTDSVLEEAVARLDDWRAAVSRPDGPSADALVEEIRAALAEDLDAPAALAAVDRWAALQHETGGTDEGAPGIVSRAVDALLGVAL, from the coding sequence ATGTATGCCTGGCCCGCTTCTGAGGTCCCCGCCCTGCCTGGTGAGGGCCGCGACCTACGGATCCACGACACCGCGACCGGTGGGCTCGTCACCCTCGACCCCGGTCCCGTCGCCCGAATCTATGTCTGCGGCATCACGCCGTACGACGCCACCCACATGGGACACGCGGCGACCTACAACGCGTTCGACCTGGTGCAGCGCGTGTGGCTCGACACCAAGCGGCAGGTTCACTACGTCCAGAACGTGACGGACGTCGACGACCCGCTGCTGGAGCGGGCCGAGCGCGACGGCGTCGACTGGGTGGGACTCGCCGAGAAGGAGACCGCCCTCTTCCGCGAGGACATGACCGCCCTGCGGATGCTGCCGCCGCGCCACTACATAGGCGCCGTCGAGGCGATACCCGGCATCGTGCCGCTCGTCGAGCGGCTGCGGGACGCCGGAGCCGCCTACGAACTCGAAGGCGACGTCTACTTCTCCGTCGAGGCCGACCCCGCCTTCGGCAAGGTGTCCAACCTGGACGCCGCGACGATGCGCCTGCTCTCCGCCGAGCGCGGCGGCGACCCGGACCGGCCCGGCAAGAAGAACCCCCTCGACCCGATGCTGTGGATGGCCGCCCGTGACGGCGAGCCGAGCTGGGACGGCGGCTCGCTGGGCCGCGGCCGGCCCGGCTGGCACATCGAGTGCGTCGCCATCGCCCTCGACCACCTGGGCATGAGCTTCGACGTCCAGGGCGGCGGCTCCGATCTCGCCTTCCCGCACCACGAGATGGGCGCCTCGCACGCCCAGGTGCTGACCGGCGAGTTCCCCATGGCCAAGGCCTACGTCCACGCCGGCATGGTCGCGCTCGACGGCGAGAAGATGTCGAAGTCCAAGGGAAACCTCGTCTTCGTGTCCCGGCTGCGGCGTGACGGGGTCGACCCCGCCGCCATCCGGCTGGCGCTGCTGGCCCACCACTACCGCTCCGACTGGGAGTGGACGGACAGCGTCCTCGAAGAGGCCGTCGCGCGCCTGGACGACTGGCGGGCCGCGGTGTCGCGTCCCGACGGGCCGTCCGCGGACGCGCTCGTCGAGGAGATCCGCGCCGCGCTCGCCGAGGACCTCGACGCACCGGCCGCGCTCGCCGCGGTCGACCGCTGGGCGGCGCTCCAGCACGAGACGGGCGGCACGGACGAGGGCGCCCCCGGCATCGTCTCGCGGGCCGTCGACGCCCTCCTCGGCGTCGCCCTGTAG
- a CDS encoding SCO1664 family protein — protein sequence MSAPERIPPRSVTTAELLARGELKVRGQIREASNAVLYCSVSYEGREAFCVYKPVAGERPLWDFPDGTLAQREVAAYEVSEATGWGLVPTTVLRDGPYGEGMCQMWIEPSAAEDGEGLLALVEGEEPAEGWKAIGFAEVGEGGTALLVHADDARLRRLAVLDAVINNADRKGGHLLPAQEGRLYAIDHGVTFNAENKLRTLLWGWAGEPLTDEALRVLASLRDALAPGAPLATRLAELVTAVETEATRARVEAMLASGKHPEPSGDWPAIPWPPV from the coding sequence ATGTCCGCGCCAGAACGGATACCGCCGCGGAGCGTGACGACCGCCGAGCTGCTCGCCCGGGGCGAGCTGAAGGTACGCGGACAGATCCGCGAGGCCTCGAACGCGGTGCTCTACTGCTCCGTGTCCTACGAGGGCCGCGAAGCCTTCTGCGTCTACAAGCCCGTCGCCGGGGAGCGGCCGCTGTGGGACTTCCCCGACGGCACGCTCGCCCAGCGCGAGGTCGCGGCCTACGAGGTCTCCGAGGCGACCGGCTGGGGGCTCGTGCCCACCACCGTGCTGCGCGACGGGCCGTACGGCGAGGGCATGTGCCAGATGTGGATCGAGCCGTCCGCCGCCGAGGACGGTGAGGGGCTCCTCGCCCTCGTGGAGGGCGAGGAGCCCGCCGAGGGCTGGAAGGCGATCGGTTTCGCCGAGGTCGGCGAGGGCGGGACGGCCCTGCTCGTGCACGCCGACGACGCCCGGCTGCGGCGGCTCGCCGTCCTCGACGCCGTGATCAACAACGCCGACCGCAAGGGCGGCCATCTGCTGCCCGCGCAGGAAGGCCGCCTCTACGCCATCGACCACGGGGTCACCTTCAACGCCGAGAACAAACTGCGCACCCTGCTGTGGGGATGGGCGGGGGAGCCGCTCACGGACGAGGCACTTCGGGTCCTGGCCTCCCTGCGTGACGCCCTGGCCCCGGGCGCGCCCCTGGCCACCCGCCTGGCCGAACTCGTCACCGCCGTCGAGACCGAGGCCACGCGCGCGCGGGTCGAGGCCATGCTCGCGTCCGGAAAGCACCCGGAACCGAGCGGGGACTGGCCCGCGATTCCCTGGCCCCCGGTGTAG
- a CDS encoding DUF3090 domain-containing protein yields the protein MSRQVFLYDPPDRFVAGTVGLPGRRTFFLQASSGPRVTSVALEKTQVAALAERMDELLDEVVRRTGGSAPVPAMAPTEVSDTAPLDTPVEEEFRVGTMALAWDGEEQRMIVEAQALVEVEAESDEDLAEAEERLLQDEENGPPMLRVRLTGAQARAFAKRALDVVNAGRPPCPLCSLPLDPEGHVCPRQNGYRRGA from the coding sequence GTGTCCCGTCAGGTGTTCCTCTACGACCCCCCGGACCGCTTCGTGGCCGGTACGGTCGGGTTGCCCGGACGTCGTACCTTCTTCCTGCAGGCATCCTCCGGCCCCCGGGTGACGAGTGTGGCTCTGGAGAAGACCCAGGTCGCCGCGCTCGCCGAGCGGATGGACGAACTCCTCGACGAGGTCGTCCGGCGCACCGGTGGCAGCGCCCCGGTCCCGGCGATGGCCCCGACCGAGGTGTCCGACACCGCCCCCCTCGACACCCCCGTGGAGGAGGAGTTCCGGGTCGGCACCATGGCGCTGGCCTGGGACGGTGAAGAACAGCGCATGATCGTCGAGGCGCAGGCCCTCGTGGAAGTCGAGGCGGAGTCCGACGAGGACCTCGCCGAGGCCGAGGAACGGCTGCTCCAGGACGAGGAGAACGGCCCGCCCATGCTCCGGGTCCGGCTCACCGGCGCGCAGGCCAGAGCCTTCGCCAAGCGCGCACTCGACGTCGTCAACGCCGGCCGGCCCCCCTGCCCGCTGTGCAGCCTCCCGCTCGACCCGGAAGGACACGTATGTCCGCGCCAGAACGGATACCGCCGCGGAGCGTGA
- a CDS encoding histidine phosphatase family protein, with product MPTLILVRHGRSTANTAGLLAGWTPGVALDERGTQQAAALPGRLAGLPIAEVVTSPLQRCRETVQPLLEARPDVPVHTEERIGEAHYGDWSGRKLAELKDEPLMDVVQAHPSAAAFPGGESMRAMQTRAAEAVREWNARVERDHGGDAVYLMCSHGDIIKSLVADALGLHLDLFQRISVEPCSITAIRYTRLRPFLVRLGDTGDFASLAPREEPPGGDAPVGGGAGAP from the coding sequence ATGCCCACCCTGATCCTCGTCCGGCACGGACGTTCCACCGCCAACACCGCGGGACTGCTCGCCGGCTGGACGCCCGGCGTCGCCCTCGACGAGCGCGGTACGCAGCAGGCCGCGGCCCTGCCCGGCCGGCTGGCCGGGCTGCCGATCGCCGAGGTCGTCACCAGCCCCCTCCAGCGCTGCCGGGAGACCGTCCAGCCCCTGCTGGAGGCCCGCCCCGACGTCCCCGTGCACACCGAGGAACGGATCGGGGAGGCCCACTACGGCGACTGGTCGGGCCGCAAGCTCGCCGAACTCAAGGACGAGCCGCTCATGGACGTCGTCCAGGCGCACCCGTCCGCGGCCGCGTTCCCGGGCGGCGAATCGATGCGCGCCATGCAGACCCGCGCCGCCGAGGCGGTACGCGAGTGGAACGCGCGCGTGGAGCGCGACCACGGCGGTGACGCGGTCTACCTCATGTGTTCGCACGGCGACATCATCAAGTCGCTGGTCGCCGACGCACTCGGACTTCATCTCGACCTCTTTCAACGGATCTCTGTCGAACCGTGTTCCATCACCGCGATCCGTTACACCCGGCTGAGGCCCTTTCTCGTGCGTCTCGGGGACACCGGTGATTTCGCCTCCCTGGCCCCGCGCGAGGAACCGCCGGGCGGCGACGCACCGGTCGGGGGCGGTGCGGGCGCACCGTGA
- the corA gene encoding magnesium/cobalt transporter CorA, whose amino-acid sequence MIVDCAIYRDGRRTEDRGDLSDALAQCRAGGDAFVWIGLYEPTENEFELVTEEFALHPLAVEDALKAHQRPKLEVYEDSLFVVLKPVAYEPESDTVTSGEVMVFVGDSFVVTVRHGEESPLKAVRERLESDPETMRHGPTAVLYAIADAAVDHYLEVATELGTDLEHLEAEVFSPQSGGSRNTASRIYAFKRQVQEFRRATVPLAVPLARLSGPGPKAADVPFVNEKAQPFFRDVNDHLLRVNESVEGLDRLVSDILSAHLAQMSVRQNDDMRKISAWAAMAAVPTMVAGIYGMNFDHMPELHWLWSYPVVIGSLVVLEFLLFRLFKRRGWL is encoded by the coding sequence GTGATCGTCGACTGCGCCATCTACCGTGACGGCCGGCGGACCGAGGACCGCGGTGACCTCTCCGACGCCCTGGCCCAGTGCCGCGCCGGGGGCGACGCCTTCGTGTGGATCGGCCTGTACGAGCCCACGGAGAACGAGTTCGAGCTGGTCACGGAGGAGTTCGCGCTCCACCCGCTGGCGGTCGAGGACGCCCTCAAGGCCCATCAGCGCCCCAAGCTCGAGGTGTACGAGGATTCGCTCTTCGTCGTCCTGAAGCCGGTGGCGTACGAGCCGGAGAGCGACACGGTCACCTCCGGCGAGGTCATGGTGTTCGTCGGCGACTCGTTCGTGGTGACCGTGCGGCACGGCGAGGAGTCGCCTCTCAAGGCGGTCCGGGAGCGTCTGGAGTCGGATCCCGAGACGATGCGGCACGGGCCGACGGCGGTGCTGTACGCGATCGCCGACGCCGCGGTGGACCACTATCTGGAGGTGGCCACCGAGCTCGGCACCGACCTGGAGCACCTGGAGGCCGAGGTCTTCTCCCCGCAGTCCGGAGGCTCGCGGAACACCGCGTCGCGGATCTACGCGTTCAAGCGGCAGGTCCAGGAGTTCCGCAGGGCGACGGTCCCGCTGGCGGTGCCGCTGGCCCGGCTCTCGGGTCCGGGCCCCAAAGCGGCGGACGTGCCGTTCGTGAACGAGAAGGCGCAGCCGTTCTTCCGTGACGTCAACGACCACCTCCTGCGGGTCAACGAGTCGGTGGAGGGTCTGGACCGGCTCGTGTCGGACATCCTCTCGGCTCATCTGGCCCAGATGAGCGTGCGGCAGAACGACGACATGCGGAAGATCTCCGCGTGGGCGGCCATGGCGGCGGTCCCCACGATGGTGGCGGGGATCTACGGCATGAACTTCGACCACATGCCCGAGCTGCACTGGCTGTGGTCGTATCCGGTGGTGATCGGGAGCCTGGTCGTCCTGGAGTTCCTGCTGTTCCGGCTCTTCAAGCGGAGGGGCTGGCTGTAG
- a CDS encoding ferritin-like domain-containing protein: protein MLSAKSLFQEILDNDESYRLFCSIAAGGESQGGWENGRIAALVPESERALAPKIARHGADEDKHGRIFNALMKKRGLEPVEVPSDTDYTMLLERHGIGLAHDKLKGDEPLTVQDIVTYLAHSRVTEQRASEQMDLLRRYFADHPDIGRAVRMIAADEDNHLAYCHEELLRFAYAGHGRAIQRALRECALAEIRIYRDVSLAVMARMGRVLGWSRARAAVLAAGIHAVYAYERAAGWRRMVTLKTPERRGALDGPATAAAECA, encoded by the coding sequence ATGCTGTCCGCCAAGAGCCTGTTCCAGGAAATCCTCGACAACGACGAGTCGTACCGCCTCTTCTGTTCCATCGCCGCCGGCGGGGAGTCGCAGGGCGGCTGGGAGAACGGCCGGATCGCCGCCCTGGTCCCGGAGAGCGAGCGTGCCCTCGCCCCCAAGATCGCCCGGCACGGCGCCGACGAGGACAAGCACGGCCGGATCTTCAACGCCCTCATGAAGAAGCGCGGCCTCGAACCCGTCGAGGTACCGTCCGACACCGACTACACGATGCTCCTGGAGCGGCACGGCATCGGCCTCGCACACGACAAGCTCAAGGGCGACGAGCCCCTCACCGTGCAGGACATCGTCACCTATCTGGCCCACAGCCGGGTCACCGAACAGCGCGCCTCCGAGCAGATGGACCTGCTGCGCAGGTACTTCGCCGACCACCCCGACATCGGCCGCGCGGTGCGGATGATCGCGGCCGACGAGGACAACCACCTCGCCTACTGCCACGAGGAACTGCTGCGCTTCGCCTACGCCGGCCACGGCCGCGCCATCCAGCGGGCCCTGCGCGAGTGCGCGCTCGCCGAGATCCGGATCTACCGGGACGTCAGCCTCGCCGTGATGGCCCGCATGGGCCGCGTCCTCGGCTGGTCCAGGGCCAGGGCGGCCGTCCTCGCCGCGGGCATCCACGCCGTGTACGCCTACGAGCGGGCCGCGGGCTGGCGCCGCATGGTCACCCTGAAGACGCCCGAGCGGCGCGGCGCGCTCGACGGCCCCGCCACGGCCGCGGCCGAATGCGCGTGA
- a CDS encoding LLM class F420-dependent oxidoreductase, translating into MQLGINLGYWGAGMDADNLAVAQEADRLGYAVCWAAEAYGSDAATVLSWVAAQTERIDVGSAIFQIPARQPAMTAMTAATLDSLSGGRFRLGLGVSGPQVSEGWYGVKFDKPLARTREYVEIVRKAMTRERLSHDGEHWTLPLPGGPGKPLKLTVHPEREHIPLYIAAIGPKNLEQTGEIADGALLIFPSAEHLEDTAISHLRAGREKAGKTMEGFDVCPTLPLAVGDDKDVPALADMFRPYTALYVGGMGSFKQNFYNQLAQRMGYEKEAAEIQTKYLSGDKDGAAAAIPHSLIDQTTLLGSVERIAERMKAYAAVGVTTLTLAPAGFTLEDRIASLRAGSEALERAGLA; encoded by the coding sequence ATGCAGCTCGGCATCAATCTCGGCTACTGGGGCGCCGGAATGGACGCGGACAACCTCGCCGTCGCCCAGGAGGCCGACCGGCTCGGATACGCCGTCTGCTGGGCGGCCGAGGCGTACGGCTCCGACGCGGCCACCGTGCTCAGCTGGGTCGCCGCCCAGACCGAGCGCATCGACGTCGGTTCGGCCATCTTCCAGATCCCGGCCCGCCAGCCCGCGATGACCGCGATGACCGCCGCGACCCTCGACTCGCTGTCGGGGGGCCGTTTCCGCCTCGGCCTCGGCGTCTCAGGCCCGCAGGTCTCCGAGGGCTGGTACGGCGTCAAGTTCGACAAGCCGCTGGCCCGCACCCGCGAGTACGTGGAGATCGTGCGCAAGGCCATGACGCGCGAGCGGCTGTCCCACGACGGTGAGCACTGGACCCTGCCGCTGCCCGGCGGTCCGGGCAAGCCGCTCAAGCTGACCGTGCACCCGGAGCGCGAGCACATCCCGCTGTACATCGCCGCGATCGGCCCGAAGAACCTCGAGCAGACCGGCGAGATCGCGGACGGCGCGCTGCTCATCTTCCCCTCGGCCGAGCACCTCGAGGACACCGCGATCAGCCACCTGCGCGCGGGCCGCGAGAAGGCCGGCAAGACGATGGAGGGGTTCGACGTCTGCCCGACCCTGCCGCTCGCCGTCGGCGACGACAAGGACGTCCCCGCGCTCGCCGACATGTTCCGCCCGTACACCGCGCTGTACGTCGGCGGCATGGGCAGCTTCAAGCAGAACTTCTACAACCAGCTCGCCCAGCGCATGGGCTACGAGAAGGAAGCCGCCGAGATCCAGACCAAGTACCTGTCCGGCGACAAGGACGGGGCGGCCGCCGCGATTCCGCACTCGCTGATCGACCAGACGACGCTGCTCGGCTCGGTGGAGCGCATCGCCGAGCGCATGAAGGCGTACGCCGCCGTCGGCGTCACCACGCTCACGCTGGCCCCCGCGGGCTTCACGCTGGAGGACCGGATCGCCTCGCTGCGGGCCGGCTCCGAGGCCCTGGAGCGGGCCGGACTCGCGTAG